From a region of the uncultured Desulfatiglans sp. genome:
- a CDS encoding hypothetical protein (Evidence 5 : Unknown function), with translation MVEFPLCLTLLISNLIAINRHHIKKRTIGLILDIIGKSRENYLGRICINGLTARQRFGR, from the coding sequence ATGGTCGAGTTCCCGCTTTGCTTGACATTGTTGATATCGAATTTGATTGCCATCAACCGGCACCACATCAAAAAGAGAACCATCGGATTGATCCTGGATATTATTGGCAAAAGCAGGGAAAACTATCTTGGACGGATTTGCATAAATGGACTGACAGCCCGGCAACGCTTTGGACGATAG
- a CDS encoding conserved hypothetical protein (Evidence 4 : Unknown function but conserved in other organisms), whose protein sequence is MTERPLLILPTPTEPAKRSKKTGGGGRPHLPSRDRQAERLTPRFTVLQETLDAKRARLRTESSGVIPEEVIVLETVGPVDNFIVAVRNIEGLEWLGEVEEEDIPPDDDFFVTDSHGAPKAEKMFRGRLFLVLSNHQALQQMLSLWNSWRTGQELSWGFGKWSELFSQLRDVRPWGVRDRLYETGVLDDWKERVEHNAELIPCEIELWFRADHRRRRLARDRVASIVQSLQGVVQNEALIEEIGYHALLAQLPIGSVSPLIVEAGQESSLVQCEQIQFFRASGQMAGIVLEDERTGDARAIQPSITPLGEPVVALFDGLPLQGHRRLSDRLIIDDPDGFEAYYQASERRHGTAMASLIIHGDLDANEPPINRRLYVRPILRPDQRDWRQPRQETAPENTLVLDLIHRAVRRLFEGDGEGPAVARQVCVINLSIGIRDRLFESTMSPLARLLDWLSWKYQVLFVVSAGNHAHSIVCDAPRAQVSTLSPQDLQAQVIEAVATDARHRRLLSPAEAVNALTVGAIHSDASTGQAVARAIQPYCADGLPSIVNAQGMGYRRAIKPEILLAGGRTVLIESLHQQSPNATFDIYTQARQPGQRVAAPGPTPGDLSFSWYGRGTSNATALASRTATHLYDVLDELRQGAGGDIVETVPYAVWLKALLVHGANWGNAGDVLTQILRNSRNSRQFKEYITRLIGYGMIDPARVSECTEYRVTAIGGGLLQNDQAHVHRVPLPPSLSSQRCWRRLVITLAWITPVNPLHQSWRRADLWFTPPADSLQVSRAQADWRAVQRGTVQHEILEGDRAAVFIDGANLEIQVSCRSDAGVLEDAVPYAIAATLEVAEEIGIDIYSEVAVRIHAARIRVASGERSA, encoded by the coding sequence ATGACTGAACGTCCACTGCTCATCCTTCCCACCCCGACTGAGCCTGCAAAGAGAAGTAAGAAAACTGGCGGCGGTGGGCGACCGCATCTGCCATCGCGCGACAGACAAGCAGAGCGCTTAACGCCAAGATTTACAGTTCTTCAGGAAACGTTAGATGCGAAGCGAGCTCGGCTACGAACTGAATCTTCAGGGGTAATCCCGGAAGAGGTCATAGTGCTCGAAACAGTCGGTCCCGTTGACAATTTCATAGTGGCGGTGCGCAACATCGAAGGATTGGAATGGCTTGGTGAGGTTGAAGAAGAAGATATTCCACCTGACGACGACTTTTTTGTTACGGACAGTCATGGCGCCCCCAAAGCAGAAAAAATGTTCAGAGGAAGGTTGTTTCTCGTTTTGTCTAATCACCAGGCTCTGCAACAGATGTTATCGCTTTGGAATTCCTGGCGGACCGGCCAGGAACTTTCTTGGGGCTTTGGCAAGTGGTCCGAGTTATTTTCACAGCTCCGCGATGTTCGACCATGGGGTGTGCGTGACCGTCTATACGAGACTGGAGTGCTTGATGACTGGAAAGAACGAGTCGAGCATAATGCAGAATTGATTCCATGTGAGATCGAACTGTGGTTTCGGGCTGACCATAGACGGCGACGTTTAGCACGGGATCGTGTCGCTTCAATCGTTCAATCCCTGCAGGGTGTAGTCCAAAACGAAGCCCTTATAGAAGAAATCGGGTACCACGCGTTACTTGCCCAACTACCCATAGGCTCAGTGAGTCCACTAATAGTAGAGGCGGGCCAGGAATCATCTCTTGTCCAATGCGAGCAGATTCAATTTTTCCGTGCTTCTGGACAGATGGCTGGAATTGTACTTGAGGATGAACGGACGGGTGACGCTCGGGCCATACAACCGTCGATCACACCACTGGGTGAACCTGTTGTGGCGTTATTTGATGGTCTTCCGCTACAAGGCCATCGGCGGCTGTCGGATCGACTCATCATTGACGATCCGGACGGATTTGAAGCTTATTACCAGGCATCTGAACGACGCCATGGAACTGCCATGGCATCGCTGATCATCCACGGCGATTTAGATGCAAATGAGCCTCCAATAAATCGTCGCCTTTATGTACGACCGATCCTCCGACCCGATCAGAGGGATTGGAGACAACCAAGACAGGAGACCGCGCCCGAAAACACCCTGGTTCTTGATCTGATTCATCGTGCGGTACGACGGCTCTTCGAGGGGGACGGCGAAGGCCCTGCGGTTGCGCGCCAAGTCTGCGTAATAAACCTTTCTATAGGAATTCGGGATCGGTTGTTCGAGAGCACCATGAGTCCCCTTGCGCGGCTTTTGGATTGGCTTTCATGGAAATACCAAGTTCTCTTCGTCGTCAGCGCCGGCAATCACGCACATTCGATTGTATGTGATGCCCCGAGGGCTCAGGTTAGTACCCTTTCTCCCCAAGACTTGCAGGCTCAAGTGATAGAGGCTGTTGCTACGGACGCTCGACACAGAAGATTGCTCTCGCCAGCAGAAGCGGTGAATGCTTTGACTGTCGGGGCTATTCACAGTGACGCATCAACTGGACAAGCAGTCGCGCGAGCAATCCAGCCATATTGCGCTGATGGTCTGCCAAGCATCGTAAACGCGCAAGGTATGGGATATAGGAGGGCTATAAAACCTGAAATCCTGTTGGCTGGTGGGAGAACGGTTCTGATCGAAAGCCTCCACCAACAAAGTCCAAATGCCACCTTCGATATATATACACAAGCAAGGCAACCTGGTCAGCGTGTAGCGGCTCCGGGCCCAACGCCGGGTGATCTCTCTTTTAGCTGGTATGGACGGGGGACGAGTAACGCTACAGCTCTCGCAAGCCGAACTGCTACTCACCTATATGATGTTCTTGATGAATTGCGCCAGGGAGCTGGTGGTGACATCGTTGAAACCGTTCCATATGCAGTTTGGTTGAAAGCATTGCTCGTGCACGGAGCCAATTGGGGGAACGCGGGGGATGTTCTCACACAGATACTAAGAAACTCGCGCAACAGCCGTCAATTCAAGGAATATATTACCCGGCTCATCGGTTATGGGATGATCGATCCTGCGCGTGTGAGTGAATGCACAGAATACAGAGTGACTGCCATAGGTGGTGGGCTTCTCCAAAACGACCAAGCTCATGTTCATCGAGTTCCATTGCCACCTTCACTTAGTTCGCAACGATGTTGGCGGCGACTCGTAATCACCCTGGCCTGGATAACCCCGGTCAATCCACTTCACCAATCTTGGCGTCGTGCTGACCTTTGGTTCACGCCTCCTGCCGATTCGCTTCAAGTATCAAGAGCGCAGGCGGATTGGCGGGCCGTTCAAAGAGGAACTGTTCAACATGAAATCTTGGAGGGCGACCGTGCTGCTGTGTTTATTGACGGAGCTAACCTTGAAATTCAAGTTAGTTGCCGATCAGATGCTGGCGTTCTTGAGGACGCGGTGCCTTATGCCATCGCTGCGACCTTGGAGGTGGCTGAAGAAATTGGCATCGATATCTACAGTGAAGTTGCTGTTAGGATTCATGCAGCCCGTATCCGAGTAGCTTCTGGTGAACGGAGTGCGTGA
- a CDS encoding conserved hypothetical protein (Evidence 4 : Unknown function but conserved in other organisms), whose amino-acid sequence MKISPEKLAAEAESTGFRPDVLEKVAYLLGLLDALRSHPFLKEKLVLKGGTALNLFVFDVPRLSVDIDLNYVGAEDRDGMLAERPKVEQAVQAVLAREGFTVRRMPEEHAGGKWSLRYENASGRSGNLEVDINFMFRVPLWPVTTRDSHPIGTWRATSIPVLDHHELAAGKLAAXLARRQARDLFDSHRILRMDNLDSHLLRIGFVVYGAMNRKDWRTVSSGDVDFDAMDLARQLIPTLRVNAAEVQAESAEYGMRLVRECRERLSAVLPFTDPERKFLDLLLEQGVIDPTLLTADESLQRRIQSQPLLEWKALNVRRHKGLS is encoded by the coding sequence ATGAAGATATCCCCCGAGAAGCTGGCCGCCGAAGCTGAATCGACGGGTTTCAGGCCGGATGTGCTCGAAAAGGTCGCCTACCTGCTTGGGTTGCTGGACGCTTTGCGAAGTCACCCCTTTCTCAAAGAGAAGCTGGTACTCAAAGGCGGCACGGCCTTGAATCTTTTCGTCTTCGATGTTCCCCGGCTCTCCGTCGACATCGATCTGAACTACGTGGGAGCCGAAGATCGTGACGGCATGCTCGCCGAACGTCCCAAGGTCGAGCAGGCTGTTCAAGCAGTCCTCGCTCGGGAGGGTTTCACAGTCAGGCGGATGCCTGAAGAACACGCTGGAGGCAAGTGGTCATTGCGGTATGAAAACGCATCCGGCCGGAGCGGTAACCTCGAAGTTGACATCAACTTCATGTTCCGTGTCCCGCTTTGGCCGGTGACAACCCGCGACTCTCATCCCATCGGGACTTGGAGGGCCACGAGCATTCCCGTGCTGGATCACCATGAACTGGCGGCCGGGAAGCTCGCGGCGTTNTTGGCGCGCAGACAGGCGCGGGACCTGTTCGACAGCCATCGGATTCTCCGAATGGACAACCTCGATTCCCACCTCCTTCGCATCGGGTTCGTGGTCTACGGCGCGATGAACAGGAAGGATTGGAGGACGGTCTCCTCGGGCGATGTGGACTTCGACGCCATGGATTTGGCCAGGCAGTTGATCCCTACGCTGCGCGTCAATGCGGCCGAGGTCCAAGCGGAATCAGCCGAATACGGGATGCGTCTTGTAAGGGAATGCCGTGAACGTCTATCCGCAGTGCTGCCCTTTACGGATCCCGAGCGTAAGTTCTTGGACCTGCTGCTGGAACAAGGGGTGATCGACCCCACGCTTTTGACCGCCGATGAATCTCTTCAGCGACGCATACAATCCCAGCCGCTGCTCGAATGGAAGGCGCTCAACGTGAGGCGTCATAAGGGATTGTCTTGA
- a CDS encoding Predicted transcriptional regulator, whose protein sequence is MKHDEXFRKHPVFTGDDLANHLSSHGEVGVRTQEALLAYHQKAGRVVRVRRGLYAVIPSGADPDSYPVDPFLVAAKLTPDSVLSHHTALEFHGKAYSVHAHITYSASRPLGHLTFRSHVFRGTRFPHSLLRAGKIHVGVLTAERAGMELRVASLERTLVDVLNRPDLSGSWEEIWRSLESVEFFDLDKVVEYALLLGNATTGAKVGFFLEQHREPLMVEDRHLKALHDLRPRQPHYLNRAKRTCGRLVSKWNLVVPREVLERAWGEVL, encoded by the coding sequence ATGAAACATGATGAGTTNTTCCGAAAGCACCCGGTTTTCACCGGAGACGATCTGGCCAACCATCTGTCGTCCCACGGTGAAGTCGGCGTGCGCACGCAGGAGGCGCTCCTGGCGTACCACCAGAAGGCCGGACGCGTCGTTCGGGTACGCCGCGGGTTGTACGCCGTCATCCCGTCGGGAGCCGACCCCGATTCGTATCCGGTCGATCCATTCCTCGTCGCCGCGAAACTGACGCCGGATTCGGTGTTGTCACATCACACGGCACTGGAGTTTCACGGAAAGGCTTACTCGGTTCATGCCCACATCACTTATTCGGCATCCCGACCACTCGGACATCTGACGTTCCGCTCCCATGTTTTCCGGGGGACGAGGTTTCCACACTCTCTCCTCCGCGCAGGGAAAATCCATGTCGGCGTTTTGACCGCAGAGCGCGCCGGTATGGAGCTACGGGTCGCGAGTCTGGAGCGGACATTGGTGGACGTCCTGAATCGTCCGGACCTTTCGGGAAGCTGGGAGGAAATCTGGCGGTCGCTGGAGTCCGTCGAATTCTTCGACCTCGACAAGGTCGTGGAGTATGCGCTCCTGCTCGGAAACGCGACCACCGGCGCGAAGGTGGGGTTTTTTCTCGAACAGCATCGCGAACCGTTGATGGTGGAGGACCGTCACCTCAAGGCGCTTCACGATCTGCGACCCCGGCAACCGCATTATCTGAACCGCGCCAAGCGGACATGCGGTCGCCTCGTGTCAAAATGGAACTTGGTGGTTCCAAGGGAAGTGCTCGAACGGGCGTGGGGAGAGGTATTATGA
- a CDS encoding conserved hypothetical protein (Evidence 4 : Unknown function but conserved in other organisms) has protein sequence MRVYTIGFTKKSAEQFFTRLKQPGLVRLLDVRLNNVSQLAGFTKRDDLRFFLKEINKIEYLHLKELAPTQDILDAFKKNNGDWGTYERQFLALMAERKIAESVAREVIDGGCFLCSEATPEHCHRRLVAEYLRDCWGNLEIKHL, from the coding sequence ATGAGAGTTTATACCATTGGTTTCACCAAAAAGAGCGCCGAGCAATTCTTTACACGGTTAAAACAACCCGGCCTGGTTAGGCTACTTGATGTCAGATTGAATAACGTCTCTCAATTGGCCGGATTCACCAAAAGGGATGATTTGCGATTTTTTCTAAAAGAAATAAACAAAATTGAATACTTGCATTTGAAGGAACTTGCCCCAACTCAGGATATTTTGGATGCATTTAAGAAAAACAATGGAGATTGGGGTACATATGAACGGCAATTTCTCGCTCTTATGGCGGAGAGGAAAATAGCGGAAAGCGTCGCAAGAGAGGTTATTGACGGGGGTTGTTTTTTATGTAGTGAAGCCACACCTGAACACTGTCATAGGCGACTTGTGGCCGAGTACTTGAGGGATTGCTGGGGTAATCTTGAAATTAAACATTTGTGA
- a CDS encoding conserved hypothetical protein (Evidence 4 : Unknown function but conserved in other organisms) — protein MSNDPSIINADDQKLVTYILSAKNRVVFVAPGVSEAVSQVLVEKWTELGPHAVQVILDVDPEVSRLGYGTLDGLKIIRDCAERLQTMICHHPGIRIGLLIADETTLVYSPTPLLVEAGSSQPERPNAIQLTAPPPELLRDIGLGQRGGGDRVIGLEGVESSTIQRVEANLKANPPVKFDLARKVRVFTSRFQFVELEMTGIYISRKRVPIPSSLIGLTRNREVQSQFHAHFNLVNQEKLEVKVDDKRILTEKSLHNARQEIIRRFLIPLKGYGMVVLRVNKEALIEAVEELRVDVAAFQSGVKDSLQKCMDANIAALVDGLFPAVKQNPPDKYTKYHGRNIPEEDLKRMLDNDIRRAFGEANLLVQDMRISLVFKDLTYESLKDESFLELARKAIPGLDSLHDEFVAAKAHQEDLTAN, from the coding sequence ATGTCGAATGATCCGAGCATAATCAACGCGGACGATCAAAAACTCGTTACATACATTCTATCGGCAAAAAATCGGGTTGTGTTCGTGGCTCCCGGAGTATCAGAGGCGGTCTCCCAGGTGCTGGTTGAAAAATGGACCGAACTTGGCCCGCATGCAGTTCAGGTGATCCTTGATGTGGACCCCGAAGTTTCGCGCCTGGGTTATGGAACTCTGGATGGCTTAAAAATAATTCGAGATTGTGCCGAAAGACTGCAAACGATGATCTGCCACCACCCTGGTATACGGATCGGGCTTCTAATCGCCGATGAAACGACCCTGGTATATAGTCCGACACCCCTTCTTGTTGAAGCCGGTTCTTCTCAACCCGAACGTCCGAACGCCATACAGCTCACCGCACCACCTCCGGAACTTCTCCGCGATATAGGACTTGGTCAGCGCGGAGGTGGGGATCGTGTTATTGGGTTAGAAGGTGTGGAGTCATCCACAATTCAGAGAGTTGAGGCGAACCTTAAAGCGAATCCCCCTGTCAAATTTGACCTCGCCCGCAAAGTGCGCGTATTTACGTCCAGGTTTCAGTTTGTTGAATTGGAAATGACAGGCATCTACATTTCAAGGAAGCGTGTACCCATACCCAGCAGTCTCATTGGATTAACACGAAATCGAGAAGTTCAGTCCCAGTTTCATGCCCACTTCAATTTGGTGAATCAAGAAAAGCTTGAGGTTAAAGTCGACGACAAACGTATTTTGACAGAAAAGTCATTGCACAATGCGCGTCAAGAAATCATCCGAAGGTTTCTAATACCACTGAAGGGCTATGGAATGGTCGTGCTCAGAGTAAACAAGGAAGCCCTCATTGAAGCTGTGGAGGAACTCAGAGTCGACGTTGCTGCTTTTCAAAGTGGCGTCAAAGATAGTCTTCAGAAATGTATGGATGCGAACATAGCGGCGCTTGTGGACGGTCTTTTTCCTGCCGTCAAACAGAATCCGCCGGATAAATACACCAAATATCATGGAAGGAATATTCCGGAGGAAGATCTTAAGAGGATGCTCGACAATGATATCCGTCGTGCCTTCGGCGAAGCCAACTTGCTTGTTCAAGATATGCGCATTTCATTAGTATTCAAGGACTTAACCTACGAATCCTTGAAGGACGAGTCGTTCCTTGAGCTGGCGCGCAAAGCCATCCCAGGACTCGATAGCCTGCATGATGAATTTGTGGCAGCGAAAGCTCATCAAGAAGATCTGACGGCTAACTGA
- a CDS encoding conserved hypothetical protein (Evidence 4 : Unknown function but conserved in other organisms) produces the protein MASKSNTKSLVCFANSRKTGGRCVAGKEWRAGRPGAWIRPISHRSTHELSIKECCFKDGRVPALLDIVDIEFDCHQPAPHQKENHRIDPGYYWQKQGKLSWTDLHKWTDSPATLWTIGESSYSGCNNRIALDDADGSSLYLIAIDTVKLTVGKKAPEYPDSKRAVRCSFRHKNIYYLMDVTDPEIERNYLSKPDGAYEINNPVLCVSLGDEYQGYYYKLVAGIMFEERF, from the coding sequence ATGGCCTCTAAGTCCAACACAAAATCATTAGTTTGTTTCGCCAATAGTCGAAAGACAGGTGGTCGTTGTGTCGCCGGAAAAGAATGGCGTGCTGGGAGACCTGGTGCCTGGATACGGCCGATTAGCCATCGTTCAACTCATGAACTTTCGATAAAGGAGTGCTGTTTTAAAGATGGTCGAGTTCCCGCTTTGCTTGACATTGTTGATATCGAATTTGATTGCCATCAACCGGCACCACATCAAAAAGAGAACCATCGGATTGATCCTGGATATTATTGGCAAAAGCAGGGAAAACTATCTTGGACGGATTTGCATAAATGGACTGACAGCCCGGCAACGCTTTGGACGATAGGTGAAAGCAGCTATTCAGGCTGCAACAACAGAATCGCTCTGGACGATGCTGATGGATCTTCCCTCTACTTGATAGCGATTGACACTGTGAAATTGACAGTCGGGAAAAAAGCTCCTGAATACCCAGATTCCAAACGCGCAGTGCGGTGCAGTTTTCGTCACAAGAATATCTATTATCTGATGGATGTTACCGACCCAGAGATCGAGCGCAATTATCTTTCTAAGCCTGATGGTGCTTATGAAATTAATAATCCGGTCTTGTGTGTTAGTTTGGGTGATGAATATCAAGGGTACTATTACAAACTTGTTGCGGGAATAATGTTTGAGGAACGCTTTTAA
- a CDS encoding hypothetical protein (Evidence 5 : Unknown function), translating to MGIQDLELIEERQFEFQSPEQIRPEYLIGVWEHADGGHSVMIRLHPLGIFGTNNCFYGTDGANFR from the coding sequence TTGGGGATTCAAGATTTGGAACTAATTGAGGAAAGACAGTTTGAATTTCAGTCACCCGAACAGATTCGGCCTGAATATCTCATCGGCGTCTGGGAACATGCCGATGGGGGGCACAGCGTGATGATACGCCTCCATCCGCTGGGCATCTTTGGAACCAACAACTGTTTTTACGGAACCGATGGAGCGAATTTCCGCTGA
- a CDS encoding hypothetical protein (Evidence 5 : Unknown function) — MTVEDTVVRGRLFETSSGIPILEVPENDILAVGTTKPLADLPPNRTGTRCMWHKSKDLRRLRRKGLMHSGSVKTIPYDASR, encoded by the coding sequence TTGACCGTTGAGGACACCGTGGTCCGCGGCCGGCTCTTCGAGACATCCTCCGGCATCCCGATCCTGGAGGTTCCGGAGAACGACATCCTTGCCGTAGGGACCACCAAGCCACTCGCCGACTTGCCCCCGAATCGGACAGGGACGCGGTGCATGTGGCACAAGTCGAAGGATCTGAGGCGCTTACGGAGAAAAGGCTTGATGCATTCGGGGTCTGTCAAGACAATCCCTTATGACGCCTCACGTTGA
- a CDS encoding hypothetical protein (Evidence 5 : Unknown function) yields the protein MSNASRFNFSVLLDRWLELYLRMNGRVTLGPYNRRSHHWVNLLWRYLMVFRYKAIGGCRIDSSLTIRTDLKLITRHLNDAMELPWHR from the coding sequence TTGTCCAATGCGAGCAGATTCAATTTTTCCGTGCTTCTGGACAGATGGCTGGAATTGTACTTGAGGATGAACGGACGGGTGACGCTCGGGCCATACAACCGTCGATCACACCACTGGGTGAACCTGTTGTGGCGTTATTTGATGGTCTTCCGCTACAAGGCCATCGGCGGCTGTCGGATCGACTCATCATTGACGATCCGGACGGATTTGAAGCTTATTACCAGGCATCTGAACGACGCCATGGAACTGCCATGGCATCGCTGA
- a CDS encoding hypothetical protein (Evidence 5 : Unknown function), with protein sequence MNVQLCKVDLALKAFLKHYSRNKFVIVPLIFITQTNTQDRIINFISTIRLRKIIALDLWVGNIHQIIDILVTKTAPHCAFGIWVFRSFFPDCQFHSVNRYQVEGRSISIVQSDSVVAA encoded by the coding sequence TTGAATGTCCAATTGTGTAAAGTGGATCTGGCATTAAAAGCGTTCCTCAAACATTATTCCCGCAACAAGTTTGTAATAGTACCCTTGATATTCATCACCCAAACTAACACACAAGACCGGATTATTAATTTCATAAGCACCATCAGGCTTAGAAAGATAATTGCGCTCGATCTCTGGGTCGGTAACATCCATCAGATAATAGATATTCTTGTGACGAAAACTGCACCGCACTGCGCGTTTGGAATCTGGGTATTCAGGAGCTTTTTTCCCGACTGTCAATTTCACAGTGTCAATCGCTATCAAGTAGAGGGAAGATCCATCAGCATCGTCCAGAGCGATTCTGTTGTTGCAGCCTGA
- a CDS encoding hypothetical protein (Evidence 5 : Unknown function), whose translation MARRPARPTRGEAPAPRAGPVPRPRRRQAGRAPDRPLKAATAQLPHQLPGSWISDWIVFPPGSSRFDARLAWLPPRAAFGRPNPLSCGFFLPLWARHSRRVAGSARPWGYLSEAGRERRRGVRHLTRTYETHNFIWVSREIVNKPDFTLDILTQNP comes from the coding sequence GTGGCGAGAAGGCCGGCGCGTCCCACTCGAGGTGAAGCACCTGCTCCACGGGCAGGTCCAGTCCCTCGTCCGCGGCGGCGGCAAGCGGGACGAGCACCAGACCGTCCGCTGAAAGCGGCGACGGCTCAGCTCCCGCATCAGCTGCCGGGTTCTTGGATTTCGGATTGGATCGTGTTTCCACCGGGGTCCTCTCGGTTTGATGCTCGCCTTGCATGGCTTCCCCCTCGGGCGGCCTTTGGCCGTCCAAATCCGCTGTCCTGCGGATTTTTCTTGCCCTTGTGGGCGCGACATTCGCGCCGTGTGGCGGGAAGCGCCCGCCCCTGGGGTTATCTATCGGAGGCTGGGAGGGAACGTCGACGGGGCGTTCGGCACTTGACGCGCACGTATGAAACCCATAATTTCATATGGGTTTCGCGTGAGATTGTCAATAAACCCGACTTTACACTTGACATTTTGACTCAAAACCCATAA
- a CDS encoding conserved hypothetical protein (Evidence 4 : Unknown function but conserved in other organisms): MPDPLYTIGHSNHPMVQFLSLLRGCGITAVADVRSQPYSRHYPQFSQGALKISLQEAGIAYVFLGKELGARSENPSCYRHGKVSYELLAKEPLFSEGLNRLRKGMENHRIAIMCSEKDPLNCHRAILVARRLYENGTSVEHILADGHLESHADLESRMLKILKMAEVELFRTREEILSEAYERHGEDIAYQDDAMRIKEHHEEDLP, translated from the coding sequence ATGCCAGATCCACTTTACACAATTGGACATTCAAACCATCCGATGGTGCAATTTTTATCCTTGTTGAGGGGATGTGGTATCACCGCCGTGGCTGACGTTCGCTCCCAACCATACAGCCGTCATTATCCTCAATTTTCTCAAGGCGCTCTGAAAATATCGCTCCAGGAGGCCGGTATTGCATATGTTTTTTTGGGGAAGGAATTAGGAGCGAGGAGTGAGAATCCGTCCTGCTATCGCCACGGCAAGGTTAGCTACGAACTACTTGCAAAAGAGCCTTTGTTTTCAGAAGGTCTTAATCGGCTTCGCAAGGGAATGGAAAACCACCGCATTGCAATAATGTGTTCAGAAAAAGACCCTTTGAATTGTCATCGGGCGATTCTTGTAGCTCGTAGACTTTATGAAAATGGCACATCGGTTGAGCACATACTGGCTGATGGGCATTTGGAATCTCATGCCGATTTAGAGTCTCGAATGCTTAAGATCCTGAAAATGGCTGAAGTGGAACTATTTCGTACACGTGAGGAGATATTGTCCGAAGCCTATGAGCGGCATGGCGAAGACATTGCCTATCAAGATGACGCAATGCGCATTAAAGAACATCATGAGGAAGATCTTCCATGA
- a CDS encoding Death-on-curing family protein, with protein sequence MHPIFLSFAEVLDIHQDQIERYGGEPGIRDRGLLQSAIATPAAGFGGRYLHQDLFAMASAYLFHIVKNHPFIDGNKRTGAVAALVFMLLNGIQVGINEDDLERAVLAVAEGKWDKALVTEFIRKNSRLDRK encoded by the coding sequence GTGCATCCGATCTTTCTATCATTTGCAGAGGTCCTCGACATTCACCAGGATCAGATCGAACGCTACGGCGGAGAACCCGGCATACGTGACCGCGGGCTTTTGCAGAGCGCCATCGCAACGCCGGCGGCCGGATTCGGTGGGCGCTACCTCCACCAGGACCTGTTCGCGATGGCTTCCGCCTACCTGTTCCACATCGTCAAAAATCATCCCTTCATAGACGGCAACAAGCGCACCGGAGCTGTAGCAGCTCTCGTCTTCATGCTTCTGAATGGAATTCAGGTAGGAATCAATGAGGATGACTTGGAAAGAGCCGTACTAGCCGTAGCCGAGGGGAAATGGGACAAGGCGCTCGTCACCGAGTTCATCAGGAAAAACTCCCGACTTGACAGAAAATAG
- a CDS encoding putative transcriptional regulator, AbrB family (Evidence 3 : Putative function from multiple computational evidences), producing the protein MIKRLTKHGNSLALVIDRAVLELLKINKETPLEISTDGQSLVITPLRDTDQDVTFKEALESVNTRYGRALKRLAE; encoded by the coding sequence ATGATCAAAAGACTGACCAAACACGGGAATAGCCTCGCGCTGGTGATTGACCGGGCCGTGCTGGAGCTTCTGAAGATCAATAAGGAAACCCCTTTGGAAATTTCCACAGACGGCCAGTCACTGGTGATCACACCGCTCAGGGACACAGATCAGGATGTAACCTTCAAGGAAGCGCTCGAATCGGTGAACACCCGCTACGGGCGGGCACTCAAACGGCTGGCGGAATAG